The Flavobacteriales bacterium genome includes a region encoding these proteins:
- the porV gene encoding type IX secretion system outer membrane channel protein PorV: MVRLNKVKIFISVFGLLVIMPKTNAQTISKNDLLGQRNVITTAVPFLTITPDARAAGMGDIGVATKPDAAGNHWNPGKMAFIEDNGGISLGAAPWLRQLVPDIWFYYLSGYSKVGDKGRSTVTGSLRYFSLGTIQFTDILGNPTGVDEPKEFAFDFGYSLQLSKKFSFGIATRYINSRLVSVRTTNVDVRPGRAVAGDIGAYYKDDKLKISGEIYKFALGASITNMGSKITYTTDANRDFLPANLRLGGSIEREIDDHNRISFGLDFNKLLVPTPQYAYVQNSAGQDSIFDDGTKHYVQPLQYSTSQDPTLAGMLKSLGDAPGGLKEELKEVITNVGMEYWYENQFALRAGYFHEANTKGGRRYMTLGVGIKYQVFGIDVAYLKPFQQRHPLENTLRFTLSFNLDEFAKQSSSKPKS, from the coding sequence ATTGTGAGATTAAATAAAGTAAAGATTTTCATATCGGTTTTCGGATTATTGGTAATTATGCCGAAAACAAATGCCCAAACCATAAGCAAAAATGATTTATTGGGGCAGCGAAACGTTATAACAACGGCTGTTCCCTTTTTAACCATTACACCCGATGCACGTGCTGCGGGAATGGGCGATATAGGCGTGGCCACAAAACCTGATGCAGCCGGAAATCACTGGAATCCAGGCAAAATGGCTTTTATTGAAGATAATGGTGGAATATCTTTGGGTGCCGCACCGTGGCTTCGTCAATTAGTTCCTGATATTTGGTTTTATTATTTATCTGGATACAGCAAAGTGGGCGATAAAGGCAGAAGCACCGTTACAGGTTCATTACGCTATTTCAGTTTAGGAACCATTCAGTTTACCGATATTTTAGGAAACCCCACTGGCGTTGATGAACCAAAAGAATTTGCTTTCGACTTTGGTTATTCATTACAATTGTCGAAAAAATTCTCTTTTGGCATTGCCACAAGATACATCAACAGCCGCTTGGTTTCTGTAAGAACCACCAACGTTGATGTGCGACCAGGCCGTGCCGTGGCGGGCGATATTGGTGCCTATTATAAAGACGACAAGCTTAAAATAAGCGGCGAGATATACAAATTTGCTTTGGGAGCCAGCATTACCAATATGGGTTCAAAAATTACCTATACCACCGATGCAAACAGAGATTTTCTTCCGGCCAACCTACGTTTGGGCGGATCTATAGAAAGAGAAATTGATGACCACAACCGAATTTCGTTTGGTCTTGATTTCAATAAATTATTGGTGCCAACACCTCAATATGCCTACGTTCAAAATTCTGCGGGTCAAGATTCTATTTTTGATGATGGAACGAAGCACTACGTTCAACCGCTTCAATATTCCACATCGCAAGACCCCACATTGGCAGGTATGCTAAAATCATTAGGTGATGCACCCGGAGGTTTGAAAGAAGAATTGAAAGAGGTTATTACCAATGTTGGTATGGAATATTGGTATGAAAATCAATTTGCCCTTCGTGCCGGATATTTTCATGAGGCAAATACCAAAGGTGGTCGCAGATATATGACCTTAGGAGTGGGAATCAAGTATCAAGTATTTGGTATTGATGTTGCCTACCTAAAACCTTTTCAACAAAGACATCCATTAGAAAACACGCTGAGGTTTACACTTTCATTTAATTTAGACGAATTTGCCAAACAAAGTTCATCAAAGCCGAAGTCGTAG
- the porU gene encoding type IX secretion system sortase PorU — MKKIAFSLLFLFVFIGLNAQISNVRTLNWEDQNKTTICQSCIYENQNKITYPLYFERIRIENETKRASITNQRFEPVTNEIPFDFEFIQNQKLMTQYVTFQKGLPHLSIQIFPYQISSTGAIERLVSFEIQLIDDFSTKISHKQNKAISFANTSLLNQGDWYQFKTTSEGIYKLTYEQLTEAGLSLNNIDANTLKLYANEGGMLSDIIANQKPDDLREIPVELVDNNGNNKMDAGDYIRFYAQGADNWKYTKGQYVYEKNLFTDEAFVYLTHGGLPSKKISQLASGQGNSFDTSLSFFYQLVHHEQEDENVLHSGRYWFGDAFNFDITKSFDHTFVGVETSLPGYFEHRFLGRSIQNVSSLRIDVNGSNTYSNSVSSVGGGYEDTFGRLLSGIGSFNLSSNQVNILYKYSLVGEGNGWIDYYTLAVPVSLGIKSPTTIAKCKEAANYNVVKFLFEAGNYQIWDVSDFYNPKFQETYNEGNSRVSIKSTSSAPIHFVLLEPNNEKSATFVAVVKNQNLHAIQSADFIIITNSVFLTEANRLADFHRTHYGQSTVVVNHKDIYNEFSAGKQDPVAIRNFLKMIYDRGQLASKPLNHVLIFGDGSYDYKAKVEPNTNFVPTFQSRDVLIPEESYCADEFYGILDDMEGWYDINLRMEDIDVAVGRIPCRNAEQAKTAVDKIIHYHDVSSHGDWVNRLTFLGDDEDGNYHFNDCEKATEKVNAQQPNYNIEKIYLDAYEQLSFGSGEKYPDVNLAVTKSFEKGNLVFAYLGHGGGSGIAHERVVTREEIKNWQNYDALALMITATCELSRYDDPEQDSPGELMLFNEHGGAIGLLTTMRSVLFGVNSEMSDKIWDKNILEYPDRTIGDIYITAKNNSGGSINQRNFALLADPAMQLAIPKYKVVTTSINDSIVGVQQIDTFKAFDKIKISGEIRDQNNQLVSDYTGEVYPTVFDKFIDYQTRGNDPKSITATFKMQNGVLYRGKITVDSGKFSFVFVVPKDISYNFGQGKISYFSSNGITTGTGFDTGIIVGGTSSVTATDTSGPEIHLFMNDESWVFGGTTNPSPTILVKIFDENGINTVGNGIGRDLTAILDAGTEFEKIINLNDFYETKLNSYQEGEIRYLLADIEPGRHTLKVRVWDVYNNSSEDYTEFVVAKDDKLTIDNLLNYPNPFTTSTAFHFDHNKAGQNLTVLVQITSISGRIVKSFHENIVASQSHFSNIVWDGNDEFGDPLAKGVYLYKVTIKTEDGQKAEAIQKMVILK, encoded by the coding sequence ATGAAAAAAATCGCTTTTAGTTTATTGTTTCTATTTGTCTTTATTGGGCTTAATGCCCAAATATCTAACGTAAGAACGCTAAATTGGGAAGACCAAAACAAAACAACTATATGTCAATCATGCATTTATGAAAACCAAAATAAAATTACATACCCCCTTTATTTTGAGCGGATTAGAATTGAAAATGAAACTAAGCGTGCCTCAATCACAAATCAACGATTTGAACCCGTAACCAACGAAATTCCATTCGATTTTGAGTTTATTCAAAATCAAAAATTGATGACCCAATATGTAACATTTCAAAAAGGGTTGCCACACCTTTCCATTCAAATTTTTCCATACCAAATTTCATCAACAGGAGCTATTGAAAGACTCGTTTCTTTCGAAATTCAATTGATTGACGACTTTTCTACAAAAATTTCACACAAGCAGAATAAGGCAATTAGTTTTGCCAATACCAGCCTGCTAAATCAAGGCGATTGGTATCAATTCAAAACCACTTCTGAAGGAATTTACAAACTCACTTATGAGCAATTGACCGAAGCCGGATTAAGCCTTAATAATATAGATGCCAACACCCTAAAACTATATGCAAATGAAGGTGGTATGCTTTCAGATATAATTGCCAATCAAAAACCAGATGATTTACGAGAAATTCCGGTGGAATTGGTTGATAATAACGGAAATAATAAAATGGATGCCGGCGATTACATCCGATTTTATGCTCAAGGTGCAGACAATTGGAAATATACAAAAGGGCAATACGTTTATGAAAAAAATCTGTTTACCGACGAGGCTTTTGTTTACCTGACTCATGGTGGGTTACCTTCCAAAAAGATAAGTCAGCTGGCCAGTGGTCAGGGTAATAGTTTTGACACCTCGCTGAGCTTTTTTTATCAGCTCGTGCACCACGAGCAAGAGGATGAAAATGTACTACATAGTGGTAGATATTGGTTTGGCGATGCATTTAATTTTGATATTACCAAATCTTTCGACCACACGTTTGTGGGTGTAGAAACGAGTTTGCCCGGATATTTTGAACATCGCTTTTTAGGACGCTCCATTCAAAATGTTTCATCACTACGTATTGATGTGAACGGCTCAAACACATACAGCAATTCTGTATCTTCTGTGGGGGGAGGCTACGAAGATACCTTTGGAAGACTTTTGTCGGGTATAGGTTCATTTAATCTTTCGTCAAACCAAGTCAATATACTTTATAAATACTCACTTGTGGGTGAGGGAAATGGCTGGATTGACTATTACACGTTGGCTGTTCCTGTGAGTTTGGGCATTAAAAGCCCCACCACAATTGCAAAATGCAAAGAAGCAGCAAACTATAATGTAGTTAAATTTTTGTTTGAGGCAGGAAACTACCAAATTTGGGATGTTTCAGACTTTTATAACCCAAAATTTCAGGAGACCTATAACGAAGGAAACTCAAGAGTTTCAATTAAATCAACTTCTTCTGCACCGATTCATTTTGTGCTTCTTGAACCAAATAATGAAAAATCGGCAACCTTTGTGGCAGTGGTTAAAAACCAAAATCTTCATGCCATTCAATCCGCTGATTTTATAATTATCACTAACTCTGTTTTTTTAACAGAGGCCAACAGATTGGCCGATTTTCATCGCACGCACTACGGGCAAAGCACTGTTGTAGTCAACCATAAAGACATTTACAACGAATTTTCCGCAGGCAAACAAGACCCCGTGGCTATCAGAAATTTCTTAAAAATGATTTACGACAGAGGCCAGTTAGCTTCAAAACCATTAAACCATGTGCTCATTTTTGGTGATGGCAGCTACGATTATAAAGCCAAAGTTGAGCCGAATACCAATTTTGTCCCGACCTTCCAGAGCAGAGATGTTTTAATTCCGGAAGAATCGTATTGTGCCGATGAGTTTTATGGAATACTTGATGATATGGAGGGTTGGTATGACATAAATTTACGTATGGAAGATATTGATGTGGCCGTTGGCCGAATACCTTGCAGAAATGCTGAACAGGCAAAAACTGCCGTTGATAAAATTATACATTACCATGATGTCAGTTCGCACGGAGACTGGGTAAATCGTCTTACTTTTTTAGGCGATGATGAGGATGGTAATTATCATTTTAATGATTGCGAAAAAGCCACAGAAAAAGTAAACGCTCAACAACCAAATTATAACATTGAAAAAATCTACCTCGATGCATACGAGCAGCTAAGTTTTGGAAGTGGAGAAAAATATCCAGATGTTAACTTGGCGGTTACAAAATCATTTGAAAAAGGAAATCTGGTTTTTGCCTATTTAGGTCATGGAGGCGGCAGCGGCATAGCTCATGAGCGAGTGGTGACCCGCGAAGAAATTAAGAACTGGCAAAACTACGATGCCCTTGCCCTAATGATAACGGCCACTTGTGAGCTTAGCCGGTATGACGACCCCGAACAAGATTCGCCGGGCGAATTGATGTTGTTTAATGAACACGGTGGAGCCATTGGCTTACTTACTACCATGCGGTCGGTTTTGTTTGGTGTAAATAGTGAAATGAGCGACAAAATTTGGGATAAAAACATATTGGAATACCCAGACCGAACAATCGGCGACATATATATAACGGCAAAAAACAATTCGGGGGGTAGTATAAACCAACGAAATTTTGCACTATTGGCCGACCCCGCCATGCAGTTAGCCATACCAAAATATAAAGTGGTTACCACATCTATCAATGATTCAATTGTTGGTGTTCAACAAATAGACACGTTTAAAGCGTTTGATAAAATCAAAATAAGTGGTGAAATCAGAGACCAAAACAACCAACTTGTTTCTGACTATACAGGCGAAGTTTACCCGACAGTTTTTGACAAATTCATAGATTATCAAACAAGAGGAAACGACCCAAAAAGTATTACCGCAACTTTCAAAATGCAGAACGGTGTGCTTTATCGCGGCAAAATAACGGTGGACAGTGGTAAATTTTCCTTTGTATTTGTGGTTCCAAAAGATATTTCATACAACTTTGGTCAAGGGAAAATCTCTTACTTTTCGAGTAATGGAATTACTACGGGCACAGGTTTTGATACGGGCATTATCGTTGGTGGAACTTCGAGTGTTACAGCCACCGACACCTCAGGGCCAGAAATTCATTTGTTTATGAACGATGAAAGTTGGGTTTTTGGAGGAACTACAAACCCCTCCCCCACCATTTTGGTTAAAATTTTTGATGAAAACGGCATCAACACCGTTGGCAATGGCATTGGCAGAGATTTAACAGCCATTTTAGATGCAGGAACCGAATTTGAAAAAATCATCAACCTTAACGATTTTTACGAAACAAAACTCAATTCATACCAAGAAGGAGAAATAAGATACTTACTGGCCGATATAGAGCCGGGAAGGCATACCCTCAAAGTGCGAGTATGGGATGTTTACAACAATTCATCAGAGGATTATACAGAATTTGTGGTGGCTAAAGATGATAAGCTCACTATTGATAATTTGTTGAATTATCCAAACCCATTTACCACCAGCACCGCTTTTCATTTTGACCATAATAAGGCCGGACAAAATCTGACTGTTCTTGTTCAAATAACCTCCATAAGTGGGCGAATCGTAAAATCTTTTCACGAAAATATAGTGGCCTCCCAAAGCCATTTTAGCAACATAGTGTGGGATGGAAACGATGAATTTGGCGACCCATTGGCTAAAGGAGTCTATCTATATAAGGTAACCATAAAAACAGAAGATGGACAAAAGGCAGAGGCCATTCAGAAAATGGTCATTTTAAAATAA
- a CDS encoding type IX secretion system membrane protein PorP/SprF — translation MKTQRLLYRGLVAVALGLLLSPNAKAQDPEFSQFYATPVYTNPAMAGTGTCNGGGRMVINYRNQWPSLPGTFQTTVASYDQHFENVGGGFGVILLNDVAGEGLLTTNQASFVYSYLLRVSKKLHMRFGLEGQIMQRNIDWSKLRWPDQIDATRGFVLNTQEPPPVKGITSPNFNLGYLLYTEGFYAGVAVHNVIEPVQSFYGDNQAKLPRRYTAHLGSVIPLDKRPISRSEVTFSPNALFMMQGQFTQLNFGFYMNRGPLVSGLWFRQTLGEVKNSDALMLLVGFRKEKFKFGYSFDLTVDSKKTAAKGSHEISAAIEWCAKPPRKIYKPLRCPDF, via the coding sequence ATGAAGACTCAGAGATTACTATATCGAGGCTTGGTGGCAGTGGCGTTGGGCCTTTTATTGTCTCCAAATGCAAAAGCTCAGGATCCTGAGTTTTCGCAGTTTTATGCAACTCCCGTTTATACAAATCCTGCCATGGCCGGAACCGGAACCTGCAATGGTGGGGGGCGTATGGTAATTAATTATAGAAACCAATGGCCAAGTTTGCCGGGCACTTTTCAAACCACGGTTGCCTCTTACGATCAACATTTTGAGAATGTAGGTGGTGGTTTTGGTGTGATATTGCTAAATGATGTGGCGGGCGAGGGTTTGCTTACCACCAATCAGGCTTCTTTTGTCTATTCTTACCTTTTAAGAGTAAGTAAAAAATTACACATGCGGTTTGGTTTAGAAGGGCAAATTATGCAACGAAACATTGATTGGTCTAAATTGAGATGGCCAGATCAGATTGATGCAACAAGAGGTTTTGTATTAAATACGCAAGAACCTCCACCAGTTAAGGGTATAACCTCTCCAAACTTCAATTTGGGATATTTGCTTTATACTGAAGGGTTTTATGCAGGTGTAGCAGTGCATAATGTTATTGAGCCGGTTCAATCTTTTTATGGGGATAATCAGGCCAAATTACCAAGAAGATACACCGCCCATTTGGGGTCGGTAATTCCATTGGATAAAAGACCCATAAGTCGATCAGAAGTTACTTTTAGCCCCAATGCATTGTTTATGATGCAAGGACAATTTACCCAATTAAACTTTGGTTTTTATATGAACAGAGGACCGCTGGTTTCTGGTTTGTGGTTCAGACAAACATTGGGAGAAGTGAAAAATTCGGACGCTTTGATGCTGTTAGTAGGCTTTAGAAAAGAAAAATTCAAATTTGGTTATAGTTTTGATTTGACAGTTGACTCAAAGAAAACAGCGGCCAAAGGTTCTCACGAAATAAGTGCAGCCATAGAGTGGTGTGCAAAACCACCAAGAAAAATATACAAACCATTGAGATGTCCTGACTTCTAA
- a CDS encoding SUMF1/EgtB/PvdO family nonheme iron enzyme has product MKRKGLVLLLAAGLAMSQTSCKKERSAATGWKYNDAKWGGIERYDYAGQETGPGLVFVKGGQFTMGSSEQDVLYDYNNIETKVTVSSFYMDEAEVSNHNYLEYLLWMKRTFYDGQPEVFFSALPDTNCWREKLSYNEPFVTEYLRHPAFRDYPVVGVNWLQATDYAKWRTDRVNEMILIREGIMVPNFDAQVDENNFNSDAYLAGQYDGEDGKHMVKDIMDKKGTRRVKMEDGILLPPYRLPTEAEWEYAALAHIGNSELENTNYQNIYSWGGLTVRHHGGKEIDRGYINANFRRGDGDMAGIASRMNDGAIYTTEVKAYWPNDFGLYNMSGNVSEWTMDVYRTLSPEDKSDVNPYRGNVFMDPEKDQYGDLVDKDDRGRLVSKPVEDEDVQYRRNYQKSDNRGFLDEETYNNDEQMYVYGVSSLVDNQARVYKGGSWNDRAYWITPGTRRFLDENLSNSTIGFRCVMHRIGSM; this is encoded by the coding sequence ATGAAACGTAAAGGTTTAGTTTTATTATTAGCAGCCGGATTGGCTATGTCGCAAACCTCCTGCAAAAAGGAGCGTTCTGCTGCCACAGGGTGGAAGTATAACGATGCTAAGTGGGGCGGAATTGAGCGTTATGACTATGCAGGTCAGGAAACAGGTCCTGGTTTGGTTTTCGTAAAAGGTGGTCAATTTACTATGGGTTCTTCCGAGCAAGATGTGTTGTATGACTACAACAACATTGAGACCAAGGTTACGGTAAGCTCCTTTTATATGGACGAGGCTGAGGTGAGTAATCACAACTATTTGGAGTATCTTCTTTGGATGAAAAGAACATTCTACGATGGTCAACCTGAGGTGTTTTTTTCTGCTTTGCCAGACACTAATTGCTGGAGAGAAAAGCTAAGTTATAACGAGCCGTTTGTTACAGAATATTTGCGACACCCTGCTTTTAGAGATTATCCTGTTGTGGGTGTAAATTGGTTGCAAGCCACAGACTATGCCAAATGGAGAACGGATAGGGTAAACGAAATGATTCTTATTAGAGAAGGCATTATGGTTCCAAACTTTGATGCTCAAGTGGACGAGAATAACTTTAATAGCGATGCTTACCTTGCCGGTCAGTATGATGGTGAAGACGGAAAGCACATGGTTAAAGACATCATGGATAAAAAAGGAACTCGTCGAGTGAAAATGGAAGACGGAATTCTTTTGCCACCATACAGACTTCCAACAGAAGCCGAATGGGAGTATGCAGCATTGGCACATATTGGTAATTCAGAACTGGAGAACACAAACTATCAAAATATCTATAGCTGGGGTGGTTTGACAGTTCGTCATCATGGCGGTAAAGAAATAGATAGAGGATATATCAATGCCAACTTCAGAAGAGGCGATGGTGATATGGCTGGTATTGCCTCCAGAATGAATGATGGAGCAATTTATACTACAGAAGTAAAGGCATATTGGCCCAACGACTTTGGTTTGTATAACATGAGCGGAAACGTGAGTGAGTGGACAATGGATGTGTATCGTACCTTATCTCCCGAAGATAAATCAGACGTAAACCCATACAGAGGAAACGTATTTATGGATCCAGAGAAAGATCAGTATGGCGACCTTGTTGATAAAGATGATCGGGGTAGATTGGTTTCTAAACCAGTTGAGGACGAAGATGTTCAATACAGAAGAAATTATCAAAAATCGGATAACCGAGGTTTTTTGGATGAGGAGACATACAACAATGATGAACAAATGTATGTTTACGGAGTGTCTTCATTGGTAGATAATCAAGCTCGGGTATATAAAGGGGGTTCATGGAATGATAGAGCCTACTGGATTACTCCAGGAACAAGAAGATTTTTGGATGAAAATCTTTCAAACTCAACTATTGGTTTTAGATGTGTAATGCACAGAATTGGATCAATGTAA
- a CDS encoding T9SS type A sorting domain-containing protein — MASDNPLALKTLKRIMHLKKLIIPIFILSNVYVSAQVGLKPLLSNPTIQNYLNQNPDYIWNQSKKHNKWGTPDTLQIPFFEDFTSTLIYPDSSKWQNNYVYINRDFAINPPSYGVATFDYLNQNGLPYSSIEKETVDYGDTLTSQFINLKDSNGISYLISDSFYLSFFYQPRGRGDFITSEDSLKLLFKDADGNWVKVWGVNGGSNYDFKQVLIPLKNAKYLHETFQFMFVNLTHRWGNNNHWHLDYIYLNKNRSVNDRNYRDYAIQSPPTSLLKHYYSMPYDHFLADKSEAADSFYFTVSNMQGSVINAQVRYVETNMGNVLKETQFVDNAANVPANGWSLRKVPGYDFSNLNGYPVVIGRNYMIRESGITNPVLFQTNDTLTQQFAFTRHYAYDDGTAESGFGFNDLKNAEGEIVVEFDLKKADSLQAVDILLTYNTADVSNQRFDFRVYGDIALNGGTDNLLFERRYSVSTIYKNSDARNFYTISLDTPIYLPAGKFYVGWSQDRNYNLTVGFDKNNGYLKDANKMNDKIYFNVGDGWVKNNNPALVGAPMIRPIVGQSNPWLASVEGNKTHTLKCYPNPATDELFFNETVEKAIITDILGNIVLEQNIENNSLIISQLNSGIYFVSVLSKQNEWLTAKVIKL, encoded by the coding sequence ATGGCCAGTGATAATCCGTTGGCATTAAAAACATTAAAACGAATAATGCATCTAAAAAAGTTAATAATACCCATATTCATATTGAGCAATGTTTATGTATCAGCTCAAGTTGGTTTAAAGCCTCTTTTGTCAAACCCGACAATACAAAATTACCTTAATCAAAACCCTGACTATATCTGGAATCAATCAAAGAAACACAACAAATGGGGGACACCCGACACGTTGCAAATACCATTTTTTGAAGATTTTACATCAACATTAATTTATCCCGACTCGTCAAAATGGCAAAACAATTATGTCTATATAAACCGCGATTTTGCCATAAATCCACCGAGTTATGGCGTGGCAACGTTTGATTACTTGAATCAAAATGGACTTCCGTATTCATCCATAGAAAAAGAAACCGTGGATTATGGAGACACCTTAACCTCGCAGTTTATCAATTTGAAAGACTCAAATGGTATATCCTATCTTATATCTGATTCTTTTTACCTGAGTTTCTTTTATCAACCCCGCGGAAGAGGTGATTTCATAACGAGTGAAGATTCGTTAAAACTTTTGTTTAAGGACGCCGATGGCAATTGGGTAAAGGTTTGGGGTGTAAATGGAGGCTCCAATTATGATTTCAAACAAGTGCTTATTCCACTCAAAAATGCAAAATACTTGCACGAAACTTTTCAGTTTATGTTCGTTAATTTAACCCATCGTTGGGGCAACAACAACCATTGGCATTTGGATTATATTTATCTAAATAAAAATAGGTCGGTTAATGATAGAAACTATCGCGACTATGCTATTCAAAGTCCGCCAACATCGTTGTTAAAGCACTATTATTCTATGCCTTACGATCATTTTTTGGCCGATAAAAGCGAAGCCGCAGATTCGTTTTATTTTACTGTTTCCAATATGCAGGGCAGTGTTATAAATGCTCAGGTACGATATGTGGAAACCAATATGGGAAATGTGCTAAAGGAAACACAATTTGTGGATAATGCGGCCAATGTTCCGGCCAATGGCTGGAGCCTGCGAAAAGTTCCGGGCTATGATTTCTCCAATTTAAATGGTTACCCGGTGGTTATCGGTCGCAACTATATGATTCGCGAATCTGGTATCACAAATCCGGTGTTGTTTCAAACCAATGATACCCTAACGCAGCAATTCGCATTCACTCGACATTATGCCTACGATGACGGAACTGCCGAAAGTGGTTTTGGATTTAATGATTTGAAAAATGCCGAAGGCGAAATAGTAGTGGAGTTTGACTTGAAAAAAGCCGACAGTTTGCAAGCGGTAGATATACTGCTTACCTACAACACCGCAGATGTGAGCAATCAACGATTTGATTTTAGAGTATATGGTGACATTGCTCTAAATGGTGGCACCGATAATTTGCTTTTCGAGCGGCGGTATTCAGTCTCCACTATCTACAAAAATTCAGACGCACGAAACTTTTACACGATATCATTAGACACACCTATCTACCTGCCAGCAGGAAAGTTCTACGTCGGTTGGAGCCAAGATAGAAATTATAATCTTACGGTGGGTTTTGACAAAAACAATGGCTATTTGAAGGATGCCAATAAAATGAATGATAAAATTTATTTTAATGTGGGCGATGGATGGGTTAAAAACAACAATCCGGCTCTTGTTGGGGCCCCGATGATAAGACCAATTGTTGGGCAATCAAATCCGTGGTTGGCTTCTGTGGAAGGCAACAAAACGCATACGCTAAAATGCTATCCCAATCCGGCCACCGATGAGCTATTTTTTAATGAAACAGTTGAGAAGGCCATTATTACCGATATACTTGGTAATATTGTTTTAGAACAAAATATTGAAAATAATTCATTGATAATAAGTCAGTTAAATTCCGGAATTTATTTTGTTTCGGTATTAAGCAAACAAAATGAATGGTTAACTGCTAAGGTAATAAAATTATAA
- a CDS encoding rhodanese-like domain-containing protein: protein MTGDISVVELKQRMDAGEKLNIIDVREPWEYEEFNINGRLIPLGELQGKVDDLEDLKDQEIIVHCKSGGRSAAAVDFLTRQGFKNVRNLSGGMMSWMISNM from the coding sequence ATGACAGGAGATATCAGTGTTGTAGAACTTAAACAACGAATGGACGCAGGCGAAAAATTGAATATTATTGATGTTCGGGAGCCTTGGGAGTATGAAGAATTTAACATCAATGGCCGTTTGATACCACTTGGCGAGTTGCAAGGCAAGGTTGACGATTTGGAAGATTTGAAAGACCAAGAAATAATCGTGCATTGTAAATCGGGTGGCAGAAGTGCCGCTGCCGTTGATTTTTTGACCCGTCAAGGATTTAAAAATGTCCGCAACCTGAGCGGTGGAATGATGTCTTGGATGATATCTAACATGTAA
- a CDS encoding 4Fe-4S dicluster domain-containing protein: MAIIITDECINCGACEPECPNNAIYEAGAEWAIADGNEVTGQYILEGGIVTDAASKHRPISDEVYFIVPDKCTECQGFHEEPQCAAVCPVDCCLPDPDRRESVEELLARKERLHL, translated from the coding sequence ATGGCAATAATAATAACGGATGAATGCATAAACTGCGGGGCTTGCGAGCCTGAATGTCCGAATAACGCGATATATGAAGCTGGAGCAGAGTGGGCAATAGCCGATGGAAATGAGGTGACCGGACAGTATATTTTGGAAGGTGGCATAGTTACCGATGCTGCGAGCAAGCACAGACCAATTAGTGATGAGGTTTATTTCATTGTGCCTGATAAATGCACGGAGTGCCAAGGATTTCATGAAGAACCACAATGTGCGGCGGTTTGCCCGGTAGATTGCTGCCTGCCCGACCCTGACAGACGTGAGAGCGTTGAAGAACTGTTGGCTCGTAAAGAAAGGCTACATTTATAG
- a CDS encoding C40 family peptidase, with product MKQTGQCLVSCIPVRADASSRSEIVTQLLYGETYSIREQKDDWYVITTHFDQYSGWISANQHSEPSFEPKSIQNKSLFEQRNGIIIPFGSYWTEESNSDLTPIEASKIFLNCPYLWGGRTFMGIDCSGFMQVIHKACGKKLPRDASQQAEICNRIDFGERKAGDLAFFKNGDGKITHVGLLLDKDRIVHASGKVRIDELTNQGIIHSETKIRTHILECVARL from the coding sequence ATGAAACAAACGGGTCAGTGCCTCGTTTCTTGCATTCCCGTCAGGGCAGATGCCTCAAGTAGGTCAGAAATTGTGACTCAGTTGCTTTATGGTGAAACTTATTCCATCAGGGAGCAAAAGGATGATTGGTATGTTATTACTACACACTTTGATCAATATTCAGGGTGGATATCAGCCAATCAACACAGTGAACCATCATTTGAGCCGAAATCCATTCAGAATAAAAGTCTTTTTGAACAGAGAAATGGCATAATTATACCTTTTGGAAGTTATTGGACAGAAGAATCGAATTCAGATTTAACCCCCATTGAGGCCTCTAAAATCTTTTTAAATTGTCCATACTTATGGGGTGGAAGAACATTTATGGGTATAGACTGCTCAGGGTTTATGCAGGTAATTCATAAGGCATGCGGAAAGAAATTGCCGAGAGATGCTTCACAGCAGGCGGAAATTTGCAACCGCATTGATTTTGGGGAAAGAAAAGCCGGCGACTTGGCCTTTTTTAAAAATGGAGATGGCAAAATTACCCACGTTGGTCTATTGCTTGATAAAGATAGAATTGTTCATGCCAGCGGAAAAGTGCGTATTGATGAATTGACCAATCAGGGAATTATTCATTCAGAAACCAAGATACGAACACATATTTTGGAATGTGTGGCTCGACTTTGA